Below is a genomic region from Anas platyrhynchos isolate ZD024472 breed Pekin duck chromosome 4, IASCAAS_PekinDuck_T2T, whole genome shotgun sequence.
CATATCAGAAGAATGAGAGAGCATCTCATCGAGAGAGAATCAGTTATAGAGCACACCACCACAGAAATGTGTGCTTAATAATTAGGCAGCAAAAGACTCATTACAAGAATCTGTATGATACAAGTCTTCCAGCCCTTTGTGATAAAAGGGCAAGAATTACACTATCACTAAATAATGTGTTACCTGCATCTGTCCTTGTACTAAATACACTGAAGAGTATGTGAACAGCATTAAGCTGCAGTTACAGCCACAAACTAAGACATAATTTTGGTTTTACGCCCTTTTCCTAATACTTTACTGGTAATTTTGATGAGTTGCATATGCCATTCCCTCAGTACTATTCACTTTACACAGATGACCAAGGCCTAAGAGTCAGGAGACGAATTAGTTATCTTAAACCTCTATTATAAAAGCTTATGAAATCTGCAGGTGCAAGACGGTTTTAGGTTTACAATATTAAAGAGgcattttcagatgtttttgaaGGCAGAACGCAGCATTGCGACACACCTCTCCCTCAGCATTTTAACAGAGGGAGGCATTCAACTGATGCTAGCTAGTCCTATTTGTTTCAGTGAAAAGTCATACATTTCCATGAGCTACACTAGCATTTGCGTAGTTTGGGATGTAACACTAAGAAGATTCCAGTTCCAAACAtgccaactgaaaaggaaactCCTCACTCCTCATTTATAAGCAGACAAGTTACAAGGACAGAAGCACTGCTTACCATATATCAGACTCCAAAGCTGGCAATCAGTTCTGCAGAACTTCAGCTGATGCTGTGTGGGCAGCACAGAGAGATTCCTCACCCTCCCCACACCCAATAACACTATAAAGCAGAAGGGGAAGCTGTAACCCTATTATCTCCTGTGCGCTTACCAAACTCTTATTAAATTTGAAGTCCCAAGGAAGAGACTCTAGAAGAAGACATCCGAGGAGtaaaaaaaacccacatcaCTTTCCACTGTTTGATGTAACAAACATACTACATGCTTAGAAGAACATTGCTTCTGTACGTAGAAGCAGTGTGCAATGACTGTACGTTCAAGCCACAAAAATCGCTTCAAACCTACAGCAGTCAGCAGTGTGTTTTAGCCAAAATTTGAGTAACCTATCAATGAATAATTAAATGCTGGCTTGCTTCAACCAATCACTTCATATAAAGCTAGAAGTGAACCGTCTAGTCACATCAAGCCCTAAAAATCCACACCACTTTTACTATACCTATGTTCCATTTTCATTCTGCAAAGTCATGACTCGTATTTTCAAGCATCTAAGCACACAATCTGTGTGGAGTTGTTCAGTAACTTTTAGAGGGTAGTTTTACATGTACTCCTATCACATGCTTTCCCAGTGCAACAGATACAAACCGGAATGTATTAAATACACCATAACTTACACTCTTTGATGAACAGGTAGATCAATGTTAGCACTACAGTGTGACCACTAAACAGGAAGTCTCCACAGAGGATGTGAGATCCAGTTATGGACAGACCACCACCAGAGATCAGTCGCAGGATCCTCTGCAACTTTGCCTGAGAATCTCCATTTAACTagaccaccaaaaaaaaaaaaagtaaaacaaaaattaagataGAGTGTAAATTACCTGAAAACACTTGTTGATAAAATTCTTATGCAAACTTACATTGAGTTGGgggagacaggaagaaaaaggacacatttatctttattttctttgtgttctccccccccaaaaaaaatctctaaactTAGTAAATATGAAGTTGTTTGAGTTACAATCTCAGTCACAACTTACTCAGATTTagaggcttttaaaaaaaaaaaaaaaaagcattcagatcAGGTCTTTATTTCAGACAACTGTTTGGCAAATACTTGCTTTTACTCAGTTTCACCTAAAGTGAAGGTTaattctaggggaaaaaaaaatgatataatGTCTCGGACTGAAAGAGacctgaaagatcatctagttccaaccaaTAGTATCATAAAGAAAGGGATTTTTTCGTTTTTCAAAATCAGAGAAATATTCACATGGACAAAAAGATCATGAAGAGCTATCAAGTTTCTCAGAGTTTGAGTAAACCCTCTTGTTTCAATGGCAGCAAAGTGACTTTGCTGAAAGGATGTTAAAGATTCCCTTTGTTTGCCTCTTCCCACCCTTTGATAAAGCCTGCAGGCAAAGTAATCCTGCAAGCTATTAAAGCAAAATAGTTGAGGGACTCTACAACAGTGATGTAAATGAAGCTTTCTTCCGTAACAAAAGAACATAGTGGATGAACTATTTAAGTCAAGTTCTCCCAACTGGAAAGCATAGAACTGAATAGACATGTTTAAGGTTGATGAGATCCTACCCAAAAAGGTGACAAATTCACTTTAGTATTTGCTTTAATGAGCCATAATGACTCAGGCAGAGATTAAGACAAGAATTAGGAAGTAACAGCTCTTACCTTTGGCGCACACTGAAAATGCATTCCAGGCACAGGTAAAGTTGTAACATACATAGTAATACAGCGGTACAGGTACAAAGTTcctattataaaaaaaaacctGCGTCCCACTATTGATctgaaaggaagggaagagggaaaaaaggattATGTACAAAGGTCACATGCAGGATACACACGTAAGAGTTACAGAGCTCTAGCTTCATTAGATAGCTAAATACACAGAATTAAAGAGCAGCTCCACCCACTGCTCCTTGCCTCAACACTTCTCTACAGCACTACTTTAAGTCAAATACTAAAAAGCCTTCCTTGATCATAGTAGGATACAGCAACTACCACAAAGGTCCCAGCAAAGCTATCTTCACATGGTCTCAGTCTGATTTAGGCACGAAATTCGGGCATGCTGTCAGGTAGTTTCCCTTGACTCAGTGACTTTTCTCATATTTGGAAGTGAAGTACATGTTTATCTTAAACAAATCAAGACAAGAGAACAAGCTTCTAGCCCAGCTGTAGAAGACAGTGGCTTCTTCCTCAGATgcataaaagtttttttgttttttttttttgttttttttttaaagtatcacTGATTTCCTGTTTAAATGTAGCCATTTCAGTAATCACAACTCTGGAATGCCCAATCCCATAGTAAATTTGAGGAGTGAAAGTGCATATCAAATTCCAATTCAAAAACACTACATGATAGACAGAAGAAAGCCACATCTCTGTACCCAGTATGGACACCAGAGCATTTTCTAATAGCCATCCCTTCATCATTTTCTGCCAGACCTGAGAGTCTTTTCAACCATAAAACTACAGATCGTACTGTAAGCTTTCTTCTACTACCCAAGTTAAGTGACAGAAACCAACGCTttggaaacagagaaaaaaacagttacTTACTTATATCTAAGAAATAACCACTGGAATATCCATAATCCAACTAGTATCATTCCGTTTATTTCGGATACGGAAAAAGCCCATTTCACACGATCAACATAATCAAAAAATTTATCAGGCAAGGGAGGGCTAAGCTCCTTCGGAGGTACTCTCTCATGGACCACAGTGATCATGACAGTTGTTAGAATCAAGTTGAAGAGAGCATAGACAAAGGCAATGCCTGTTTTCCACCATTCCAGAGGAAATTTGTTCCTTGTCTCAGCAGGCATAGCAATCTGGATGTAATCAGgatatttctttgctgtttttcgCAAGCCATTGGACAAGCCCTTGGGTTTGCTATTGCCATTTTTGTTCTCCTCACTGACTGAGAGAGTAGGTCGGGTGTAGCCATTAGAAGCATCATTGTTTTGACCCTCCATATGTTCTTCAAGCTTCGCTGTCTC
It encodes:
- the SGMS2 gene encoding phosphatidylcholine:ceramide cholinephosphotransferase 2, with the protein product MNTIETAKLEEHMEGQNNDASNGYTRPTLSVSEENKNGNSKPKGLSNGLRKTAKKYPDYIQIAMPAETRNKFPLEWWKTGIAFVYALFNLILTTVMITVVHERVPPKELSPPLPDKFFDYVDRVKWAFSVSEINGMILVGLWIFQWLFLRYKSIVGRRFFFIIGTLYLYRCITMYVTTLPVPGMHFQCAPKLNGDSQAKLQRILRLISGGGLSITGSHILCGDFLFSGHTVVLTLIYLFIKEYSPRHFWWYHLICWLMSAAGIICILVAHEHYTVDVVIAYYITTRLFWWYHSMANEKTLKVSSQTNFLSRAWWYPIFYFFEKNVQGSVPCSFSWPISWPPSCFKSSCKKYSRVQKMGEDNEKST